From the Candidatus Bathyarchaeota archaeon genome, one window contains:
- a CDS encoding methylated-DNA--[protein]-cysteine S-methyltransferase, with translation MMQLYLQNSGGVWFGVAYEEKKVYATAFSHGEQLVLRSLLKRLPFDVPFQAVTNPSEFAKKTISLLKDLHDGKDTAISHVDLALETLPAYTQRVLRTVLLVPVGYVASYGSVAKAAGGGARAVGNVMAANPFAPLIPCHRVVKSNFGLGGYGGGAALKTQLLMREKRGYTKPLDLPLDDAVLRVFPVEFVLRRL, from the coding sequence ATGATGCAGCTTTACCTGCAAAACTCTGGCGGCGTCTGGTTTGGCGTTGCGTATGAAGAGAAAAAAGTGTATGCCACAGCTTTTTCCCACGGAGAACAACTGGTTTTACGTAGCCTACTAAAGCGCCTGCCCTTTGATGTACCGTTCCAAGCTGTCACCAACCCATCAGAATTCGCCAAAAAAACCATCTCACTTCTAAAAGACCTCCACGACGGCAAAGACACCGCCATCTCACACGTGGATTTAGCTTTAGAAACCCTGCCCGCCTACACTCAACGCGTGCTCAGAACGGTCTTGTTGGTTCCCGTGGGGTATGTTGCTTCGTATGGCAGTGTAGCTAAAGCTGCTGGTGGAGGTGCCCGCGCGGTCGGAAACGTCATGGCAGCTAACCCTTTTGCCCCGCTTATCCCCTGCCATCGAGTGGTCAAATCCAACTTTGGTTTAGGCGGCTACGGCGGCGGCGCAGCCTTGAAAACCCAGCTTCTCATGCGCGAGAAACGTGGTTACACAAAACCCTTAGACCTCCCCCTCGACGATGCGGTGCTGCGGGTTTTTCCCGTCGAGTTTGTGCTACGGCGGCTTTAG